The DNA segment GGGCAAAAGAAGTCGACCCCACTTTGCCACGTTACTGAAAATTCTACGATTTACGCTTTAGTAATCCACGCCGCGTTTGAGATCCACACCTTGTTCAGCGTAGTGTTTGTGGCAAACTATCTCGGAGTGGATACTGGCTAGACCAAAATAGGCAGGTGGATGTTTGCAGCGGCCCGTGATAATTACCTCGGTTTCGGCTGATTTTTGCAGAAGTGTTTGCACAATTGGTTCCGCTGGGAGGAGTTCCAGATCCACAGTAGGGTTGAGTTCATCCAAAATAACTGTCTTATAAAGACCACTCAAGATGGCAGCGCAGGCGATCTCCCAAGCCCTTTCGGCTTCAACGTAATCAATAAGCTTCTGTTGGCCGCGCCAGACAATGGCATCCCTACCAGAACGCAAGTGATCTACCAAATGAGGATAGCTCTCCCGGAGAGCAGCTATTGCCGCATCCTCAGTGTATCCCGTGCCGCCCTTAAGCCACTGCAAAATCAGTACCCGATGACTTTCATCCTGGCTAATACCTCGACCAATTGCCTGTAGGGCCTTACCTAAGGCACTGGTGGACTTACCTTTACCCTCTCCTGTGTAAATCTCGATGCCACTACCCTTGACCTTAAGGGGGATTATCCGTTCGTCTCCAATCTCAGAACAACTGTGAGCGCGTATTTCTGAATGAAGATCTGCTTCCCGAACGAGTGCAGAAGGGGCATTTCGTCCAGTCACAATGATCTCCATCCCTGCCGGTCGATTGCTCAGAGTGTGCACCACGTCGTCGACATCGAGCAAACCTAGATCTAGAACTGGGTTGAGTTCATCGAGAACCACTACGGAATAGAGGGCGCTGGCTATTGCCCCCTTCGCAATTACCCAGCCACGCTGAGCTTCATCTCGATCAAAGCGTGTGGATTCATCCGCTGTGAAGTAGTCCGCGCGGCCAGTGTGCAAATGATCGATGAGGTGAGGAAAGCCTTGTTGCAGAGCTTCGATCGCGGCGTCTTCATCGTAGGCGCGATCAAGCCCTTTGAGAAAGCGAAGCAGTAGTACACGTGTGCGCCGTCGTTCGCAAATACCGAGACCGATTGTTCGAAGAACTACTCCTAAGGCTGCTTGACTTTTACCTTTTCCATCTCCGTCGTAGATATGCAGCTGACCGTGGCTGCGTTCGCGACTGCCTGCGGCGGTGACAATGCCGATGCTTTGTGGCATGGAGTCGGCTCCTACCGTTGGAGCCTAACGACATTGTTCGATTTCATTTGCTGATGTTCCGATTGCAGAAGTTATTACCAAATAAAGAGAAGCAAGTGCTTGCAAATCTTCGCGACTGGATGCAAGAACACTCATCGCTTTGCATCGCTTATTCGGGAGGGGTAGACAGTACTCTGGTGGCAGCCATTGCGTACGAGTGCAAAGGCGACTCTGCTCTAGCCGTGACGGGGGTTTCTCCCGCTTTGGCTCCTCATCTACTGCAAGAAGCTCGTTATCAAGCGGGTTGGTTGGGAATACGTCATCAGGAGCTGATTACCTCTGAACTTGAGGATCCCAATTACAGTAACAATCCTATTGACCGTTGCTTCGCTTGCAAAAAGGAATTGCATCGCCATCTCAAGCTAATAGCTACAGCTAACAGTGCTATGCAAGTGGTCGACGGTGTAAACCTAGACGATCTTAATGATTATCGGCCAGGAATTAAAGCGGCCCATCAGGCCGGCTCGCGTTCTCCCCTAGCGGAGCTCCGTATCGATAAGATGACGGTACGACGGATCTCTCAGGCTTTGGGTTTCCCATGGTGGGACAAGCCAGCTCAGCCTTGTTTGTCGTCGCGCTTTCCTTATGGGCAGGTTATCACGGCAGAACGCCTTTATCAGGTCGGCCGGGCCGAAGCGTGGCTGACCGCTCGGGGCCTGACCAGTGTTCGGGTTCGCAGTAATGGTCTTGAAGCACGCATCGAAGTGCCTAGCCAGCAGATTGATGTTGTTTTAGCCTTATCACAGACCGATGGTTTAGTAAAATTCTTCCGGTCCATTGGATTTATCTCGGTTAGTCTAGATCTTGAAGGGTTGGTGAGTGGCAAGCTGAATCGTCATCAACAAAGCACCGTTCGAACTGGTGCCGCTCTTCAGCCACCCTCCCAACAGCAGTAACATCGTTAAAAGGTCTTTGTGTTGTGTTTACTGAGGTGAAGGCCAAGTGGTGATCTAGACAGGTGAAGGTTCGCGAGTCCTGGTGGCTATCTTAATGGGGGTTTCCCGGAGAAAGCTTCTCAGAACGTGGCGCTTAGCTAACAGAGATTCACAAAGCACGGCGCAGGCCTGTTCTGGCATGGTGTGATCACCACAGGTGAATACGTCTACAGCCGCATACCCGGATTCGGGCCAAGTGTGGATCGAAATGTGGGATTCAGCTAGAAGAGCCAACCCGGTCACTCCTTGAGGCTCAAAACGGTGGGCAATTAAATTGAGCAGCGTTGCACCAGCACGTTTCGCAGCTATCGCGATGCTATTTCGTAGGAAAGATTCATCGTTGAGCCGGCTGGGATCACACTCATACAGCTCGAGAATGCAATGCTTACCAACCATGTCGGTGGTCTGAAGCGTGGTGTCCCCCCGTCCCGGGTGGGGATGCAGGGCAGACAAGCTCTGCTCCATCAGGCGAAAAATGAAAAACAAGTGAAGAGACTATCCGACATTGAATCCATCTCTAAGTTCTTTTTCTCCGAAAATCTGAGCCCCTTGACGCCAACCGCCATGAAAGCCATCAAGATGCGTGGCACTCACCAAGCATTGGTGATCATTCCCCACCGCTTCTAGTAAGAGTTGTTGTCGAATGGGATCCAGTTCAGCGAGAACGTCATCAAGTAATAGAAGTGGCGGTTGTTTACAAAGTTCGGTTAACAACTCCAGTTCGGCCAGCTTAAGTCCCAGCACAAGAGAGCGCTGCTGACCAGCTGA comes from the Synechococcus sp. M16CYN genome and includes:
- a CDS encoding cob(I)yrinic acid a,c-diamide adenosyltransferase codes for the protein MPQSIGIVTAAGSRERSHGQLHIYDGDGKGKSQAALGVVLRTIGLGICERRRTRVLLLRFLKGLDRAYDEDAAIEALQQGFPHLIDHLHTGRADYFTADESTRFDRDEAQRGWVIAKGAIASALYSVVVLDELNPVLDLGLLDVDDVVHTLSNRPAGMEIIVTGRNAPSALVREADLHSEIRAHSCSEIGDERIIPLKVKGSGIEIYTGEGKGKSTSALGKALQAIGRGISQDESHRVLILQWLKGGTGYTEDAAIAALRESYPHLVDHLRSGRDAIVWRGQQKLIDYVEAERAWEIACAAILSGLYKTVILDELNPTVDLELLPAEPIVQTLLQKSAETEVIITGRCKHPPAYFGLASIHSEIVCHKHYAEQGVDLKRGVDY
- the speD gene encoding adenosylmethionine decarboxylase, with amino-acid sequence MEQSLSALHPHPGRGDTTLQTTDMVGKHCILELYECDPSRLNDESFLRNSIAIAAKRAGATLLNLIAHRFEPQGVTGLALLAESHISIHTWPESGYAAVDVFTCGDHTMPEQACAVLCESLLAKRHVLRSFLRETPIKIATRTREPSPV
- the larE gene encoding ATP-dependent sacrificial sulfur transferase LarE, whose translation is MFRLQKLLPNKEKQVLANLRDWMQEHSSLCIAYSGGVDSTLVAAIAYECKGDSALAVTGVSPALAPHLLQEARYQAGWLGIRHQELITSELEDPNYSNNPIDRCFACKKELHRHLKLIATANSAMQVVDGVNLDDLNDYRPGIKAAHQAGSRSPLAELRIDKMTVRRISQALGFPWWDKPAQPCLSSRFPYGQVITAERLYQVGRAEAWLTARGLTSVRVRSNGLEARIEVPSQQIDVVLALSQTDGLVKFFRSIGFISVSLDLEGLVSGKLNRHQQSTVRTGAALQPPSQQQ